From Triticum aestivum cultivar Chinese Spring chromosome 4A, IWGSC CS RefSeq v2.1, whole genome shotgun sequence, a single genomic window includes:
- the LOC123082349 gene encoding zinc-finger homeodomain protein 11-like, translating into MEQLQHQQERAREVYRECLRNHAAKLGTYASDGCCEYTPDDSQPAALLCAACGCHRNFHRKAFLDGTASPGAASQHAPLMLPSPGAPPGYMHHHLAMAGPSGPGVAMGGGDGGGSHSGGGSRRRTRTKFTDEQKARMLRFAERLGWRMPKREPGRAPGDDEVARFCREIGVTRQVFKVWMHNHKAGVGGSGGAGAQTSSSTTRGGGGGGGGAGGMSPAMGGDGEDDEEVRGSEMCM; encoded by the coding sequence ATGGAGCAGCTGCAGCACCAGCAGGAGCGGGCGCGAGAGGTGTACAGGGAGTGCCTGCGCAACCACGCGGCGAAGCTGGGCACCTACGCCTCCGACGGCTGCTGCGAGTACACCCCCGACGACAGCCAGCCCGCCGCGCTCCTCTGCGCCGCCTGCGGCTGCCACCGCAACTTCCACCGGAAGGCGTTCCTCGACGGCACGGCCTCTCCCGGCGCCGCCAGCCAGCACGCGCCGCTAATGCTGCCCTCTCCCGGCGCCCCGCCGGGCTACATGCACCACCACCTGGCAATGGCCGGCCCCTCTGGGCCTGGGGTCGCcatgggcggcggcgacggcggcgggtcgCACAGCGGCGGGGGCAGCAGGCGGCGGACGCGGACCAAGTTCACCGACGAGCAGAAGGCGCGGATGCTGCGGTTCGCGGAGCGGCTGGGGTGGCGGATGCCCAAGCGCGAGCCCGGCCGCGCGCCCGGGGACGACGAGGTCGCGCGCTTCTGCCGGGAGATCGGGGTCACCAGGCAGGTCTTCAAGGTCTGGATGCACAACCACAAGGCCGGTGTCGGCGGCAGCGGGGGCGCCGGCGCCCAGACGTCGTCGTCGACCACGCGtggcggcggaggtggaggtggaggcgcgggGGGCATGTCGCCGGCGATGGGTGGCGACGGTGAGGACGACGAGGAGGTGAGAGGCAGCGAGATGTGCATGTAG
- the LOC123087080 gene encoding uncharacterized protein: MELKFEEVSALDKDNVSGEDRLITVRSAYPRTRGPHFKLTEGFDMRKIEELMLEKSVSMAKSIANDIIIPDPTPQWVCDIVFDKYAKLEPIFLKDSVQCFLGLFKSCGGRGMSWDLTITAQTLTFMISFNALQCAQLVLEGEAPELRGMHANPNCINKYGYFPLHQAAERFSVDMIKLLLRHGASANVRTVGKEIIEDLLPLHVAVENTCLHKYLEDNLEDNLSPSLNHLDYIYNLIRLLCLPEMKIFLDTTRLLAEKTNNLLGELWKYIKDGKLTQSAILLLAAQDQIRGGCSSSSKKDGFDIIKSSILRLSFTLIWGKGSNEMPQKLLDEMKALYCAGLLVDVISRVGEPLSAYIQAHSEVPHEKVLEHVSSILKEYGFCPTGDSMDTLNLQPYDCKKSDGESCGSTDANRAATKTANLHAAKKKAARKEVGGGWDPTYARRRFFPYWRSVLQAKNRC; encoded by the exons atggaattgaaattTGAGGAGGTATCTGCCCTAGACAAAGATAACGTTAGTGGTGAAGATAGATTAATTACAGTAAGAAGTGCGTATCCACGGACCCGTGGCCCTCACTTTAAACTCACTGAGGGATTTGATATGAGAAAGATTGAAGAG CTTATGCTAGAAAAGTCTGTTTCAATGGCCAAGTCCATAGCAAATGACATAATCATCCCAGACCCTACTCCCCAG TGGGTGTGTGATATCGTCTTCGACAAATACGCCAAATTGGAGCCCATCTTTTTGAAGGATAGTGTCCAGTGCTTCCTTGGATTATTCAAGAGCTGTGGGGGCAGGGGCATGTCATGGGATCTTACCATCACTGCACAAACCTTAACCTTCATGATCAGTTTCAATGCCCTGCAATGTGCACAACTTGTATTGGAGGGCGAGGCACCTGAGCTCCGTGGGATGCACGCCAATCCCAACTGCATAAACAAATATGGATACTTCCCGCTCCACCAAGCTGCTGAAAGGTTCTCTGTTGACATGATCAAGCTACTTTTACGCCATGGTGCATCAGCCAATGTACGCACAGTTGGCAAGGAAATTATTGAGGATCTACTCCCGCTGCATGTCGCAGTAGAGAATACTTGCCTGCATAAGTATCTAGAGGACAATCTGGAGGACAATCTTTCTCCCAGCCTGAATCATCTGGATTATATCTACAATCTTATCCGTCTGCTGTGTCTACCTGAAATG AAGATCTTCTTGGATACAACTAGACTGCTTGCAGAAAAAACAAATAATCTACTTGGAGAGCTCTGGAAATACATTAAGGATGGAAAACTTACCCAGTCTGCAATTCTACTGCTGGCCGCTCAAGATCAGATCCGTGGAGGCTGTTCATCCAGTAGTAAGAAAGATGGGTTTGACATCATCAAGAGCAGTATACTGAGGCTTTCATTTACCTTGATATGGGGGAAAGGTTCAAATGAAATGCCACAGAAGCTTCTGGACGAAATGAAGGCACTTTATTGCGCAGGTCTGCTTGTTGATGTAATTTCCCGTGTCGGTGAACCTCTTTCTGCATACATTCAAGCACATTCAGAG GTGCCCCATGAGAAGGTCTTGGAACATGTTTCATCTATCCTCAAGGAGTATGGGTTTTGCCCTACTGGAGATTCCATGGACACTTTAAACCT CCAGCCTTATGACTGCAAAAAGTCGGACGGAGAGTCATGCG GGTCTACAGATGCAAACAGGGCAGCTACGAAAACGGCAAATCTGCATGCTGCAAAGAAAAAG GCTGCGAGAAAGGAAGTAGGTGGTGGATGGGATCCCACATATGCAAGGAGAAGGTTTTTCCCATATTGGAGATCAGTATTACAAGCCAAGAACAGATGCTAG
- the LOC123087078 gene encoding uncharacterized protein, with protein sequence MELKFEEVAALDKDNVNGEDGSITVRSAYPLGPCPHFEYTEGIDMTKIDELMAERSLSMAKSRANDIIIPDPTPEWVCDDFFDKYAKLEAIFLKDNVRCFLRLFRNGGAKAMSWDLSITAETLTFLVSFNALQCAQLVLEGEAPELREMHANPNCINKYGYFPLHQAAERFSVDMIKLLLRHGASANVRTVGKEIIEDLLPLHVAVENTCLHKYLEDNLEDNLSPSLNHLDYIYNLIRLLCLPEMKIFLDTTRLLAEKTNNLLEELWKYIEDGKLIQSAVLLLATQEQIRGGCSSSSKKDGFDIIKSSILRLSFALIWGKGSNEMPQKLLEEMKALHCTGLLVDVISRVGEPLSAYIQAHSEVPHAEVLEHVSSILKEYGFCPTGDSMDTLNLQPYDCKMSNGESCGSTDANRAAMKTANLHAAKEKAARKEAGGGWDPTYARRSFSPYWRSVLQARFPVKVYPAYARTDARSGLDLEQLRVSLRSLKGNGSTPTPNIVLPVRRISPLTKNNQPTRRFITTATGAFKLLKALK encoded by the exons ATGGAATTGAAATTTGAGGAGGTTGCTGCCCTAGACAAAGATAACGTTAATGGTGAAGATGGATCAATTACAGTAAGAAGTGCGTATCCACTGGGTCCTTGCCCTCACTTTGAATATACTGAGGGAATCGATATGACAAAGATCGATGAG CTTATGGCAGAAAGGTCTCTTTCCATGGCCAAGTCCAGAGCAAATGACATAATCATCCCAGACCCTACTCCTGAG TGGGTGTGTGATGACTTCTTCGACAAGTATGCCAAATTGGAGGCCATCTTTTTAAAAGATAATGTCCGGTGCTTCCTCCGATTATTCAGGAACGGTGGGGCCAAGGCCATGTCATGGGATCTTTCCATCACAGCAGAAACCTTAACCTTCTTGGTCAGTTTCAATGCCCTGCAATGTGCACAACTTGTGTTGGAGGGCGAGGCACCTGAGCTCCGTGAGATGCATGCCAATCCCAACTGCATAAACAAATATGGATACTTCCCGCTCCACCAAGCTGCTGAAAGGTTCTCTGTTGACATGATCAAGCTGCTTTTACGTCATGGTGCATCAGCCAATGTACGCACAGTTGGCAAGGAAATTATTGAGGATCTACTCCCGCTGCATGTCGCAGTAGAGAATACTTGCCTGCATAAGTATCTGGAGGACAATCTGGAGGACAATCTTTCTCCCAGCCTGAATCATCTGGATTATATCTACAATCTTATCCGTCTGCTGTGTCTACCTGAAATG AAGATCTTCTTGGATACAACTAGACTGCTTGCAGAAAAAACAAATAATCTACTTGAAGAGCTCTGGAAGTACATTGAGGATGGAAAACTTATCCAGTCTGCAGTTCTACTACTGGCTACTCAAGAGCAGATACGTGGAGGTTGTTCCTCCAGTAGTAAGAAAGATGGGTTTGACATTATTAAGAGCAGTATACTGAGGCTTTCATTTGCCTTGATATGGGGGAAAGGTTCAAATGAAATGCCACAGAAGCTTCTGGAGGAAATGAAGGCACTTCATTGCACAGGGCTGCTTGTTGATGTAATTTCCCGTGTCGGTGAACCTCTTTCTGCATACATTCAAGCACATTCAGAG GTGCCCCATGCTGAGGTCTTGGAACATGTTTCATCTATCCTGAAGGAGTATGGATTTTGCCCTACTGGAGATTCCATGGACACTTTAAACCT CCAGCCTTATGACTGCAAAATGTCGAACGGAGAGTCATGTG GGTCTACAGATGCAAACAGGGCAGCTATGAAAACAGCCAATCTGCATGCTGCAAAGGAAAAG GCTGCGAGAAAGGAAGCAGGTGGAGGATGGGATCCCACATATGCAAGGAGAAGTTTTTCCCCATATTGGAGATCAGTGTTACAAGCCCGGTTTCCTGTGAAGGTGTATCCAGCCTATGCAAGAACAGATGCTAGGTCTGGGCTTGATCTTGAACAACTCCGTGTCTCTCTGAGAAGCTTAAAGGGCAATGGATCTACTCCAACTCCAAATATAGTCCTTCCGGTGCGAAGGATCTCACCACTTACAAAAAATAATCAACCCACAAGGCGCTTTATCACTACTGCTACTGGTGCATTCAAGCTCTTGAAGGCGCTAAAGTAG